A window of the Polaribacter sp. HaHaR_3_91 genome harbors these coding sequences:
- a CDS encoding alpha/beta fold hydrolase, giving the protein MTDKLTEEGKFTYAEAGEGPAIIILHGLMGALSNFDSTFDHFSNNGYKVLIPELPLYSLPLIKTNVKNLAKFLKEFLEHKNIDHAILLGNSLGGHIALYFTKHYPEKVSALVLTGSSGMYEKAMGDSFPKRGNYEYIEQKAREVFYDPAIATKELVDDVYSTVNDRMKALKTLSIAKSAIRHNMANDLPDMKHPTCLIWGKQDGVTPPEAAEDFHKLLSNSDLFWIDKCGHAAMMEKPEEFNTILHTWLTSRNI; this is encoded by the coding sequence ATGACTGATAAGTTAACAGAGGAAGGGAAATTTACATATGCAGAAGCTGGAGAAGGACCTGCAATCATTATTTTACACGGATTAATGGGTGCTTTAAGTAATTTTGACTCCACATTTGATCATTTTTCCAATAACGGATACAAGGTTTTAATACCTGAATTACCTTTATACTCATTACCCCTTATAAAAACGAATGTTAAAAACTTAGCGAAGTTTTTAAAAGAATTTTTAGAACATAAAAATATAGATCACGCCATTCTTTTAGGAAATTCTTTAGGAGGACACATAGCGTTGTATTTTACAAAACACTATCCAGAAAAAGTAAGTGCGCTTGTACTTACAGGAAGTTCTGGAATGTATGAAAAAGCGATGGGAGATAGTTTTCCTAAAAGAGGAAACTACGAATATATAGAACAAAAAGCTAGAGAAGTTTTTTACGACCCTGCAATTGCAACTAAAGAATTAGTAGACGATGTTTACAGTACTGTTAATGACAGAATGAAAGCTTTAAAAACGTTATCTATTGCCAAAAGTGCCATAAGACATAATATGGCGAATGATTTACCCGACATGAAACATCCAACATGTTTAATTTGGGGAAAACAAGACGGTGTTACACCACCTGAAGCAGCCGAAGACTTTCATAAACTTTTATCGAACTCAGACTTATTCTGGATTGATAAATGTGGACATGCAGCAATGATGGAAAAACCAGAAGAATTTAATACAATTCTTCATACTTGGCTTACTTCTAGAAACATATAA
- a CDS encoding YiiX/YebB-like N1pC/P60 family cysteine hydrolase: MNKILIQTYPFLILSLILFSCSNQKNKFELQQGDLLFQNTGTGEIDNAIKDVTATTVSKNYSHVGIAMQKNKEWFVVETIPKKGIRQTPLQKFLNRNKNKLNKSQTTVARLDSYYQPYISKAIAYGIERINTPYDEIFLWDDNSYYCSELVYKMFSSQDLPKDSIPFLTHPMTFNDSTGNPMPSWVNYYETRNQPIPEGIKGTNPNLMASSPFITFVHDYENE; encoded by the coding sequence ATGAATAAAATATTAATTCAGACTTATCCTTTCCTTATACTCTCTTTAATTTTATTCAGTTGCAGTAATCAAAAGAATAAATTTGAATTGCAACAAGGAGATCTACTATTTCAAAATACGGGAACAGGTGAAATAGACAATGCTATTAAAGACGTAACGGCAACTACAGTTTCTAAAAATTATTCGCATGTTGGTATAGCAATGCAAAAAAATAAAGAATGGTTTGTAGTAGAAACGATTCCAAAAAAAGGTATTCGTCAGACTCCATTACAAAAGTTTTTGAATAGAAATAAAAATAAACTCAACAAATCTCAAACCACAGTTGCAAGGCTAGATAGCTATTACCAACCTTATATTTCTAAGGCGATAGCCTATGGTATTGAAAGAATAAATACACCTTATGATGAGATTTTTTTATGGGATGATAATTCCTATTATTGTTCCGAATTAGTTTATAAAATGTTTTCCTCTCAAGACTTGCCTAAAGATTCTATTCCTTTTCTTACGCACCCAATGACATTTAACGACAGCACAGGAAACCCAATGCCTAGTTGGGTAAATTACTACGAAACACGCAACCAGCCAATTCCAGAAGGAATTAAAGGAACAAATCCGAACTTAATGGCCAGCAGTCCTTTCATCACATTTGTACATGATTATGAGAATGAATAA
- a CDS encoding TIGR01212 family radical SAM protein (This family includes YhcC from E. coli K-12, an uncharacterized radical SAM protein.), translated as MKILGKRYLDYSSFIKLNFGEKVQKISLDIGFSCPNRDGSKGYGGCTYCNNNTFNPDYCEPNKSVKQQLEEGISRFSTKYKTQKYLAYFQAYTNTYSDFESLKIMYEDALNVPNVIGLVIGTRPDCISDEVIDYLSFLSKTYFISLEFGIESTSNKTLEKVNRCHSYDDSIATFNKCKNRGFHLGAHLIIGLPGETEEDLLNHAIEVSKLPIDTLKLHHLQIVKQSIMASQYKRNPKDFNLFTPESYIDFITKFVTLLRPDIVIERFISQAPIDLLIAPKWNGLKNFEMVAQIDKQLEIENIWQGKNYTEI; from the coding sequence ATGAAAATTTTAGGGAAACGCTATTTAGATTACTCCTCCTTTATAAAACTTAACTTCGGAGAAAAGGTTCAAAAAATATCTTTAGACATTGGCTTCTCTTGTCCGAATAGAGATGGTTCTAAAGGTTATGGAGGTTGTACCTATTGCAACAACAATACCTTTAACCCAGATTATTGTGAACCTAACAAAAGTGTAAAACAACAATTGGAAGAAGGTATTTCTCGATTTTCTACCAAATACAAAACGCAAAAATATTTAGCTTATTTTCAAGCTTATACAAACACCTACTCAGATTTTGAATCTTTAAAGATAATGTATGAGGACGCGTTAAATGTTCCCAATGTAATTGGCTTAGTTATCGGAACAAGACCCGATTGTATTTCTGATGAAGTGATAGATTACTTATCCTTTTTATCAAAAACATATTTTATTTCTCTAGAATTCGGAATAGAAAGCACTTCGAACAAAACTTTAGAAAAAGTAAACAGATGTCATTCTTATGATGATAGTATTGCTACTTTTAATAAATGTAAAAACAGGGGTTTTCATTTGGGAGCTCATTTAATTATCGGTTTACCCGGAGAAACAGAAGAAGATTTACTCAACCATGCTATTGAAGTTTCTAAACTACCTATAGACACTTTAAAACTGCACCATTTACAGATTGTAAAGCAATCTATCATGGCCTCTCAATATAAACGAAACCCGAAAGATTTTAATCTTTTTACACCAGAAAGCTATATTGACTTTATAACCAAATTTGTTACTTTATTAAGACCAGACATTGTTATAGAGCGTTTTATCAGTCAAGCACCAATAGATTTACTAATTGCGCCAAAATGGAACGGACTTAAAAACTTTGAAATGGTTGCCCAAATTGACAAACAACTGGAGATAGAAAATATTTGGCAAGGAAAGAATTATACGGAGATTTAG
- the yihA gene encoding ribosome biogenesis GTP-binding protein YihA/YsxC, whose product MKIRSADFVMSNSNVTKAPQERMPEYAFIGRSNVGKSSLINMLMERKDLAKISGKPGKTQLINHFKINDEWFLVDLPGYGYAKVSKKKRTIFQFFIENYFKEREQLVCTFVLIDSRHDPQKIDLEFMKFLGENQIPFCIAFTKADKLGSSKLNKQITSYKKKLLNTWETLPKSFITSSSTGLGREEFLDFIDGVNEDVAKDFK is encoded by the coding sequence ATGAAAATTAGATCTGCAGATTTTGTAATGAGCAACAGTAATGTTACGAAGGCTCCACAGGAAAGAATGCCAGAATATGCTTTTATTGGACGTTCTAACGTTGGTAAATCTTCATTAATTAACATGTTGATGGAGCGTAAAGATTTAGCAAAAATCTCTGGAAAACCTGGTAAAACACAACTTATTAATCATTTTAAAATAAATGATGAGTGGTTTTTAGTAGATTTACCTGGTTACGGTTACGCTAAAGTATCTAAAAAGAAAAGAACTATTTTTCAGTTTTTTATAGAGAACTACTTCAAAGAAAGAGAGCAATTAGTATGTACTTTTGTTTTAATCGATTCTAGACATGATCCTCAAAAAATTGATTTAGAGTTCATGAAATTTTTAGGCGAAAACCAAATTCCGTTTTGCATTGCTTTTACGAAAGCAGACAAATTAGGAAGCTCTAAACTGAACAAACAAATTACTTCTTATAAAAAGAAATTATTAAACACTTGGGAAACGCTTCCTAAATCTTTTATTACATCTTCTTCAACCGGACTTGGTAGAGAAGAGTTTTTAGATTTTATTGATGGAGTGAATGAAGATGTTGCTAAAGATTTTAAATAA
- a CDS encoding penicillin acylase family protein codes for MKFLGRFFKILLILVVLLVVSVWLYSRTYHPKYSGELELKNISKEVTVYFDDIGVPHINAQNQEDAYVALGYVHAQERLWQMELMRRIASGRLSEIFGKDLVTVDQFFGGLGIEEAAEVTIASLDKTTQSYILTQSYLDGINQYIEEGKTPLEFTLVGVEKEKYTMRDIYNVFGYMSFSFAVAHKTDPLLTEIKEKLGDSYLNELLSINNEYLTINRTSIPTKVEATFSKSVAAIMDDLPVSPFIGSNSWVLGPEKTKNGKVIFENDPHIGFSQPSIWYQNHIKTPDFEIYGFNIALMPFPLLGHNRKYAYGLTMLANDDLNFYVEENNPADAAEYKTVDGYKKYEFRDKTIRIKNEEDTTFQVKVSKHGPIMNNLITHIIDDRPIAMNWVYTQLPNEMLDVSYKMSHANSMTDFKSGVARIHAPGLNVMYGDAKDNIAWFSSARLYQLRDSLSSKTYLNGASGNDEILEFLPFKENPKAINPSWSYVYSANNQVDSVRGKLYPGYYQPQDRAKRIVELLDKKNDFTKEDVANMTYDVKSSTVPNIIRDLLKSVNKSDLSASERKAFSVLENWDGNYLKTAVGPTIYNRFLYEFLSATYKDELGDSFELFINSQLQDEVLPNQLNREHSVWWDNISTKDKVEVKSDIIQASFKSAFSFLQNQLGENVEDWTWNRVISVEYEHAIGKAGGLLRKLFNLGPYETIGGNEVINNQIFKLDSTGYYKVTAGPSTRRVIDFSDIENSLAIIPTGQSGNVFSRYYKNQTKKYLQGKFVKMKLNQTEIEQSKNVLIFKPME; via the coding sequence ATGAAGTTTTTAGGGCGTTTTTTTAAAATTCTGTTAATTCTTGTAGTCTTGCTAGTGGTTTCTGTTTGGTTGTACTCTAGAACATATCATCCAAAATATTCTGGGGAGTTAGAATTGAAAAATATTTCTAAAGAAGTAACGGTTTATTTTGATGATATTGGTGTGCCTCATATCAATGCTCAAAATCAAGAAGATGCTTATGTTGCCTTAGGGTATGTGCATGCACAAGAAAGATTATGGCAAATGGAATTAATGCGAAGAATTGCGTCGGGAAGATTGTCTGAAATTTTTGGAAAGGACTTGGTGACCGTAGATCAATTTTTTGGAGGATTAGGAATTGAAGAAGCTGCAGAGGTAACTATTGCTAGTTTAGATAAAACGACTCAATCTTATATTTTAACCCAGTCTTATTTAGATGGAATTAATCAATATATAGAAGAAGGAAAAACACCTTTAGAATTTACGTTGGTAGGAGTGGAGAAAGAGAAGTATACAATGAGAGATATTTATAATGTTTTTGGTTATATGTCTTTTAGTTTTGCTGTTGCTCATAAAACAGATCCTTTATTAACTGAAATTAAAGAAAAACTTGGGGATTCTTATTTAAATGAATTATTGAGTATTAATAATGAGTATTTAACAATTAACAGAACAAGTATTCCAACTAAAGTTGAAGCAACATTTTCTAAATCAGTAGCTGCTATTATGGATGATTTACCAGTTTCTCCTTTTATAGGTAGTAATTCTTGGGTTTTAGGTCCAGAAAAAACGAAGAATGGAAAAGTGATTTTTGAAAACGACCCGCACATTGGATTTTCTCAACCTTCAATTTGGTATCAAAACCATATAAAAACACCAGATTTCGAAATTTATGGATTCAATATTGCCTTAATGCCATTTCCTTTATTAGGGCATAATAGAAAATATGCCTATGGTTTAACTATGTTGGCAAATGATGATTTAAACTTTTATGTAGAAGAAAATAATCCTGCGGATGCAGCAGAATACAAAACCGTAGATGGTTATAAAAAATATGAGTTTAGAGACAAAACCATTCGTATAAAGAATGAAGAGGATACTACTTTTCAGGTAAAAGTAAGTAAACACGGACCTATAATGAATAATTTAATAACGCATATTATAGATGATAGGCCTATTGCTATGAATTGGGTGTACACGCAATTGCCTAATGAAATGTTAGATGTTTCTTATAAAATGTCTCATGCAAACTCTATGACAGATTTTAAGAGTGGAGTTGCTAGAATTCACGCACCAGGATTGAATGTAATGTATGGTGATGCAAAAGATAATATTGCTTGGTTTTCTTCGGCAAGATTGTATCAGCTAAGAGATAGTTTGTCTTCTAAGACTTATTTAAATGGAGCTTCAGGAAATGATGAGATTTTAGAATTTTTACCTTTTAAAGAAAATCCGAAAGCTATAAACCCAAGTTGGAGTTATGTGTATTCTGCCAATAATCAAGTAGATTCTGTAAGAGGGAAATTGTATCCTGGTTATTATCAGCCGCAAGATAGGGCTAAAAGAATTGTAGAATTATTAGATAAAAAGAATGATTTTACAAAAGAAGATGTTGCGAATATGACTTATGATGTTAAATCGTCTACAGTGCCTAATATTATTCGTGATTTGTTAAAAAGTGTAAATAAATCTGATTTGTCTGCATCGGAAAGAAAAGCATTTTCTGTTCTTGAAAATTGGGATGGTAACTATTTAAAAACAGCTGTGGGTCCAACAATTTACAATCGTTTTTTATACGAGTTTTTAAGTGCGACCTATAAAGATGAATTGGGTGATAGTTTCGAGTTATTTATCAATTCGCAATTGCAGGATGAAGTATTGCCAAATCAACTAAATAGAGAGCATTCTGTTTGGTGGGATAATATTTCTACGAAAGATAAAGTTGAAGTGAAAAGTGATATCATACAGGCGTCTTTTAAAAGTGCTTTTTCATTTTTACAAAATCAGTTAGGTGAAAATGTAGAAGATTGGACTTGGAACAGAGTAATCTCTGTAGAGTATGAGCATGCTATAGGTAAAGCCGGTGGTTTGTTGCGTAAACTGTTTAACTTAGGTCCTTATGAAACTATTGGTGGGAATGAAGTGATAAATAATCAGATTTTTAAACTAGATAGTACTGGATATTATAAGGTAACTGCCGGACCATCTACAAGAAGGGTTATCGATTTTTCTGATATAGAAAATAGCTTAGCAATTATTCCTACAGGGCAATCTGGTAATGTGTTTAGTAGGTATTATAAAAATCAAACTAAAAAGTATTTACAAGGGAAGTTTGTAAAAATGAAATTGAATCAAACTGAAATTGAACAGAGTAAAAATGTATTGATTTTTAAGCCGATGGAATAG
- the rsmH gene encoding 16S rRNA (cytosine(1402)-N(4))-methyltransferase RsmH, which yields MNYHNPVLLQESVDALAIKEDGVYVDVTFGGGGHSREILKRLGANGRLFGFDQDPDALDNIIDDERFTLIPENFRFISRFLRFHGVRKVDGVLADLGVSSHQFDEAERGFSTRFDGDLDMRMNQKSKTSAKEIVNTYSEEKLAEILFLYGELRNSRNIAKTIVEKRQEEKIDTSFQLRQVLQKYLPKAKEHKIIAQIFQAIRIEVNEELDVLKEFLEQMPNLLKEDGRLSVISYHSLEDRLVKRFIRTGLFKGELEKDVFGRSNEPMQKVGKLIVPTAEEVKLNNRARSAKLRIATLRK from the coding sequence ATGAATTATCATAATCCAGTTTTATTGCAAGAGAGTGTAGATGCGTTAGCTATTAAAGAAGACGGTGTTTATGTAGATGTTACGTTTGGTGGCGGAGGTCATTCAAGAGAAATTTTGAAAAGATTGGGTGCTAACGGAAGGTTGTTTGGTTTTGATCAAGATCCAGATGCTTTAGATAATATTATTGATGATGAGCGTTTTACTTTGATTCCTGAGAATTTTAGATTTATCTCAAGATTTTTAAGGTTTCATGGTGTTCGAAAAGTAGATGGTGTTTTAGCAGATTTAGGTGTTTCTTCTCATCAGTTTGATGAGGCGGAAAGAGGTTTTTCTACGCGTTTTGATGGTGATTTAGATATGAGGATGAATCAAAAATCTAAAACATCGGCTAAAGAAATTGTGAACACGTATTCTGAAGAGAAATTAGCGGAAATATTGTTTTTATATGGTGAGTTGAGAAATTCTAGAAATATAGCAAAAACAATTGTAGAGAAAAGGCAAGAAGAAAAAATTGATACTAGTTTTCAGTTAAGGCAAGTGTTGCAAAAGTATTTGCCAAAAGCAAAAGAACATAAGATAATTGCACAGATTTTTCAGGCGATTCGAATAGAGGTAAATGAGGAGCTAGATGTTTTAAAAGAGTTTTTAGAACAAATGCCGAATTTATTAAAAGAAGATGGTCGTTTAAGTGTAATCTCATATCATTCTTTAGAAGATAGGTTGGTTAAAAGGTTTATAAGAACTGGTTTGTTTAAAGGTGAATTGGAGAAAGATGTGTTTGGTAGGAGTAACGAGCCAATGCAAAAAGTTGGTAAGTTGATTGTGCCTACGGCGGAAGAAGTGAAGCTTAATAATAGGGCTCGTAGTGCTAAGTTAAGAATAGCAACTTTAAGAAAATAG
- a CDS encoding DegT/DnrJ/EryC1/StrS aminotransferase family protein, whose translation MKKIQMVDLQGQYQQIKEAVNSSIEQVLDTSAYINGPLVHEFQADLEKYLGVKHVIPCANGTDALQIAMMGLGLEQGDEVITADFTFAATVEVIALLKLTPVLVDVDAETYNIDIEALKRAITPKTKAIVPVHLFGQVANMDAVMEIAKEHNLFVIEDNAQAIGADYTFKDGTKKKAGTIGNVGTTSFFPSKNLGCYGDGGAIFTNDDALAHTIRGIVNHGMYTRYYHDVVGVNSRLDSIQAGVLKAKLPLLDTYCEARRNAARFYNKALSVSEHIITPVTKSNATQSCKDICDTCDCHVFHQYTLQITNGKRDALHKHLLDSGIPNAIYYPVALHSQKAYADTRYNESDFPVTNELIKTVISLPMHTELDKEQLEFITKTILDFVN comes from the coding sequence ATGAAAAAAATTCAAATGGTTGACCTACAAGGTCAATATCAACAAATAAAAGAAGCTGTAAATTCTTCTATAGAACAAGTTTTAGATACTTCAGCATACATAAATGGACCTTTAGTTCATGAATTCCAAGCAGATTTAGAGAAATATCTAGGTGTAAAGCACGTAATTCCTTGCGCAAACGGAACAGATGCATTGCAAATAGCAATGATGGGACTAGGTTTAGAACAAGGTGATGAAGTAATAACTGCCGATTTTACTTTTGCAGCAACTGTAGAAGTAATTGCATTGTTAAAACTGACTCCTGTTTTAGTGGATGTAGATGCAGAAACGTACAACATAGATATTGAAGCTTTAAAAAGAGCGATTACTCCAAAAACAAAAGCCATAGTACCTGTTCATTTATTCGGACAAGTAGCAAATATGGATGCTGTAATGGAGATTGCAAAAGAGCACAATCTTTTTGTAATTGAAGACAATGCACAAGCAATTGGAGCAGATTACACATTTAAAGACGGAACAAAAAAGAAAGCAGGTACTATTGGAAACGTAGGAACAACTTCTTTTTTCCCATCTAAAAATTTAGGTTGCTACGGAGATGGTGGTGCAATTTTTACAAATGATGATGCATTAGCTCATACCATTAGAGGTATTGTAAATCACGGAATGTACACACGTTATTACCATGATGTAGTAGGGGTAAATTCTCGTTTAGATTCTATACAAGCTGGAGTTTTAAAAGCAAAATTACCACTTTTGGATACTTATTGTGAAGCAAGAAGAAATGCTGCTCGTTTTTACAACAAAGCATTATCAGTTTCAGAACATATTATTACACCTGTAACAAAGTCGAACGCAACACAAAGTTGTAAAGATATTTGCGACACGTGTGACTGTCACGTTTTTCATCAATATACGTTACAAATTACAAACGGAAAAAGAGATGCATTGCACAAACATTTATTAGACAGCGGAATTCCGAATGCGATATACTATCCAGTAGCTTTACATTCTCAAAAAGCTTATGCTGATACTCGTTACAACGAAAGTGATTTTCCAGTTACTAATGAGTTGATAAAAACAGTAATTTCTTTACCAATGCACACAGAGCTAGACAAAGAACAATTAGAGTTTATTACAAAGACTATTTTAGATTTTGTAAACTAA
- a CDS encoding RluA family pseudouridine synthase translates to MHSTKENLQILFEDNHIIIVNKRAGDITQGDKTGDKPLSDVVKEYIKDKYNKPGNVYLGVVHRLDRPTSGIIIFAKTSKSLERLNKMLREKTINKTYWAVVKNRPKKEKDTLINFLKKNPKNNKSTAYAKEIDGSKKAILHYTVIKKLDNYSLIEVDLETGRHHQIRSQLSNIGSPIKGDLKYGFDRSNKDGSIHLHARKIQFTHPVTKEQVTVTAPTPKEVIWNACL, encoded by the coding sequence ATGCATTCTACTAAAGAAAATTTACAAATTTTATTTGAAGACAACCACATTATCATTGTAAATAAACGCGCAGGCGATATTACACAAGGTGATAAAACAGGAGACAAACCTTTAAGTGATGTTGTAAAAGAATACATTAAAGACAAGTACAACAAACCCGGAAACGTATATTTAGGTGTTGTACATAGATTAGACAGACCCACTTCTGGTATTATTATTTTTGCTAAAACGTCTAAATCTCTAGAACGTCTTAATAAGATGTTACGAGAAAAAACGATCAATAAAACGTATTGGGCAGTAGTAAAGAACCGTCCGAAGAAAGAAAAAGACACTTTAATTAATTTCTTAAAGAAGAATCCGAAGAATAATAAATCTACAGCTTACGCCAAAGAAATTGACGGAAGTAAAAAAGCAATTCTTCATTATACAGTGATTAAAAAACTAGATAACTATTCTTTAATAGAAGTTGATTTAGAAACTGGAAGACACCACCAAATTAGATCGCAATTATCTAATATTGGTAGCCCTATAAAAGGAGATTTGAAATACGGATTTGATAGAAGTAACAAAGATGGAAGTATTCATTTACATGCTCGCAAAATTCAATTTACACACCCAGTAACCAAAGAACAAGTAACCGTTACTGCACCAACTCCAAAAGAGGTTATTTGGAACGCTTGTTTGTAA
- the mraZ gene encoding division/cell wall cluster transcriptional repressor MraZ has product MINLIGTYECKSDAKGRLMFSSAFKKQLDSVLQDGFVVKRAVFQPCLELYPMKEWNLMMEKINKLNRFNKKNNDFIRRFTAGVKMVELDASGRILIPKDLFEFAGIKKQVVMSSSVNIIEIWDKEKYEKAIDDAADDFADLAEEVMGNTELDELS; this is encoded by the coding sequence GTGATAAACCTAATCGGTACATATGAGTGTAAATCAGATGCTAAGGGGAGATTGATGTTTTCATCAGCCTTTAAAAAGCAACTGGATTCTGTGTTACAAGATGGTTTTGTGGTGAAAAGAGCTGTTTTTCAACCGTGTTTAGAGTTGTATCCAATGAAAGAGTGGAACTTGATGATGGAAAAAATCAACAAACTTAACAGGTTTAATAAAAAGAATAATGATTTTATTAGAAGATTTACAGCAGGAGTAAAGATGGTAGAATTAGATGCTAGTGGTAGAATTTTAATTCCGAAAGACTTATTTGAGTTTGCGGGTATTAAAAAACAAGTAGTAATGTCTTCTTCAGTGAATATCATTGAAATTTGGGATAAAGAGAAGTATGAAAAAGCCATTGATGATGCAGCAGATGATTTTGCTGATTTGGCTGAAGAGGTAATGGGAAATACAGAATTAGATGAATTATCATAA
- the galE gene encoding UDP-glucose 4-epimerase GalE, translating into MKRILVTGGLGFIGSHTVVELQNEGFEVVIIDDLSNTSIGVLDNITSITGIKPDFHQIDLRIKSDVKSFFENNKVDGIIHFAAFKAVGESMHKPLDYYENNLGSLVYLLQEMRDRKLDNFIFSSSCTVYGQADELPITENAPVKAAESTYGNTKQIGEEILSDASRAHGLNIIALRYFNPIGAHPSIKIGELPLGVPQNLIPYITQTAAGMRDELSVFGDDYDTVDGTAVRDYIHVVDLAKAHIAALQRLIKKNNKKAFEYFNVGTGTGSSVLEVIKAFEKASEKPLNYKIVPRREGDITAAFADTTIANKELNWKTEKTLEEALASSWKWQLAQK; encoded by the coding sequence ATGAAAAGAATATTAGTTACAGGAGGATTAGGATTTATTGGTTCTCACACCGTTGTAGAATTACAAAACGAAGGTTTTGAAGTAGTAATTATCGATGATTTATCGAACACATCTATCGGTGTATTAGACAATATTACATCTATAACAGGTATTAAGCCAGATTTTCATCAAATCGATTTAAGAATTAAAAGTGATGTAAAAAGCTTTTTCGAAAACAACAAAGTAGACGGTATTATTCACTTTGCGGCTTTTAAAGCGGTTGGAGAAAGCATGCACAAACCTTTAGATTACTACGAAAACAACTTAGGTTCTTTAGTATATTTATTACAAGAAATGAGAGACAGAAAGTTAGATAACTTTATTTTCTCTTCTTCTTGTACAGTTTACGGACAAGCAGATGAATTGCCAATTACAGAAAATGCACCTGTAAAAGCAGCAGAATCTACTTACGGAAACACCAAGCAAATTGGCGAAGAAATTTTAAGTGATGCGAGTAGAGCACATGGTTTAAATATTATTGCCTTAAGATATTTTAATCCAATTGGAGCGCATCCATCTATTAAAATTGGAGAATTACCTCTAGGTGTTCCTCAAAACTTAATACCTTATATTACACAAACCGCTGCCGGTATGCGTGATGAATTGTCAGTTTTTGGTGATGATTATGATACCGTAGACGGAACAGCTGTTCGTGATTATATTCACGTAGTAGATTTAGCAAAAGCACACATTGCTGCATTACAGCGTTTGATTAAAAAGAACAATAAAAAGGCTTTTGAGTACTTTAACGTGGGTACAGGAACAGGTAGTTCTGTTTTAGAAGTAATTAAAGCTTTTGAAAAAGCTTCTGAAAAACCTTTGAATTATAAAATTGTTCCTAGAAGAGAAGGTGATATTACTGCTGCTTTTGCAGACACCACTATTGCAAACAAAGAGTTGAACTGGAAAACAGAAAAAACTTTAGAAGAAGCATTAGCGTCTTCTTGGAAATGGCAATTAGCTCAAAAATAA